The following coding sequences are from one Natrarchaeobaculum sulfurireducens window:
- a CDS encoding helix-turn-helix domain-containing protein, whose amino-acid sequence MAQATLTITMPEQVWIQQLSTAYPNATFRVLAAVPGAESGFALVRITGPDVGDVIDDMNDHPQVTELTLAQWSDDEATVHFETTAPLLLFSTRDSGMPIELPVEITDGEATIEVTGSRERLAELAQQLENFGLQYRIEHVRERLHESQLLSERQLEVVAAAVDEGYYDTPRRCSLTELAEHLGVAKSTCSETLHRAEEAIIKRFVDDLPGLDDEPLEEQLTTN is encoded by the coding sequence ATGGCCCAGGCGACACTCACGATCACGATGCCCGAGCAGGTCTGGATTCAGCAGCTATCTACGGCCTATCCCAACGCGACGTTCCGCGTGCTTGCAGCAGTCCCGGGTGCAGAATCCGGTTTTGCTCTCGTCCGGATCACCGGGCCGGACGTCGGGGACGTAATCGACGACATGAACGACCATCCACAGGTCACGGAACTCACGCTCGCTCAGTGGAGCGACGACGAGGCGACGGTACACTTCGAGACGACAGCACCGCTATTGTTGTTCTCCACTCGAGATTCCGGGATGCCGATCGAACTGCCCGTCGAAATCACCGACGGCGAGGCGACGATCGAGGTTACCGGCTCGCGCGAGCGACTCGCGGAACTCGCCCAACAGCTCGAGAACTTCGGGCTCCAGTACCGCATCGAGCACGTCCGCGAACGGCTCCACGAGAGCCAACTCCTCTCGGAACGCCAACTCGAGGTGGTCGCGGCGGCCGTCGACGAGGGCTACTACGATACGCCGCGTCGCTGTTCGTTGACCGAACTCGCCGAACACCTCGGCGTCGCGAAATCGACCTGCAGCGAAACGCTCCACCGCGCAGAGGAGGCGATCATCAAACGCTTCGTCGACGACCTGCCCGGTCTCGACGACGAACCGCTCGAAGAACAGCTCACGACGAACTGA